The following are from one region of the Chromobacterium phragmitis genome:
- the hutC gene encoding histidine utilization repressor, which produces MSDSAQPRYQRIKDYILSGIRDRHFLPGCKIPPELELARQFGVSRMTVNKAVRDLAEAGILLRFAGDGTYVAERKAESPLLDINNIAAEIEARGHRHSGQVILLEAAAANEEVALRLSMRAGGIVYHSLIVHCEDDVPIQLEDRYVNPAFAPDYLKQDFSERTPNDYLMQSCPLTDIEHSVEAVLPGVAEQTLLGIAAAEPCLLVLRRTWSHKKLVSFARLTHPGLRYKLRSQTRVKK; this is translated from the coding sequence GTGTCAGACTCCGCCCAACCCCGTTACCAGCGCATCAAGGACTACATTCTGTCCGGCATCCGCGACCGCCATTTCCTGCCCGGCTGCAAGATTCCGCCGGAACTGGAGCTGGCGCGCCAGTTCGGCGTGTCCCGGATGACGGTCAACAAGGCGGTGCGCGATCTGGCCGAGGCCGGCATCCTGCTGCGCTTCGCCGGCGACGGCACCTATGTGGCCGAGCGCAAGGCGGAATCGCCGCTGCTCGACATCAACAATATCGCCGCCGAGATCGAGGCGCGCGGCCATCGCCACAGCGGCCAGGTGATCCTGCTGGAAGCTGCGGCGGCCAACGAAGAGGTGGCGTTGCGGCTCAGCATGCGCGCGGGCGGCATCGTCTACCACTCGCTGATCGTCCATTGCGAGGACGACGTGCCCATCCAGCTGGAAGACCGCTACGTCAATCCGGCATTCGCGCCGGACTATCTGAAGCAGGACTTTTCCGAGCGCACGCCCAACGACTACCTGATGCAAAGCTGCCCGCTCACCGATATCGAGCATAGCGTGGAAGCGGTGCTGCCGGGCGTGGCCGAGCAGACGCTGCTGGGCATCGCCGCGGCCGAACCTTGCCTGCTGGTGCTGAGGCGGACGTGGTCGCACAAGAAGCTGGTCAGTTTCGCCCGGCTCACCCATCCGGGGCTGCGCTACAAGCTGCGCTCGCAAACGCGAGTGAAGAAGTAA
- a CDS encoding Mpo1 family 2-hydroxy fatty acid dioxygenase has translation MMTLPQWLAAYDESHRHPFNIAMHKLCVPLIVLSLLGMLTALPGPLPWAWLATLAVVAWYWRLSPRAALVMAILGGLALLSLAWLRDAGLPLGQASLLVFVLAWIGQFWGHAREGKKPSFTQDLQFLLIGPLWTLRAVWRRLGLID, from the coding sequence ATGATGACCTTGCCCCAATGGCTGGCGGCCTACGATGAAAGCCACCGCCATCCGTTCAACATCGCCATGCACAAGCTGTGCGTGCCGCTGATCGTCCTATCGTTGCTGGGCATGCTGACGGCGCTGCCCGGCCCGCTGCCCTGGGCCTGGCTGGCGACGCTGGCCGTCGTCGCCTGGTATTGGCGGCTGTCGCCGCGGGCGGCGCTGGTGATGGCCATATTGGGCGGCTTGGCGCTGCTGTCGCTGGCTTGGCTGCGAGACGCCGGCCTGCCGCTGGGCCAGGCGTCGCTGCTGGTGTTCGTCCTGGCCTGGATAGGCCAGTTTTGGGGCCACGCGCGCGAAGGCAAGAAGCCGTCGTTCACCCAGGATCTGCAATTCCTGCTGATCGGCCCCTTGTGGACGCTGCGCGCCGTGTGGCGGCGGCTGGGTCTGATCGATTGA
- a CDS encoding D-hexose-6-phosphate mutarotase produces the protein MFLPQGLSLAPLAPGVEQILMAGDGFSARIALLGGQLIDYRRDGDAPLLYLSPRTAYQPGKAIRGGVPVCWPWFGPHPSDASLPAHGVARQQVWALREAGRDGNVFHVKLDGPRHGGLAAELAFRIGPDGVEIALDTRNDGEAAQTVSAALHSYFAASDIDHISLLGLEGAPAHDKVADARIAMPAGPFRFDGEVDLIAYADRAVTLRDAGWRRGVVVQPEGSASAVVWNPAPAKAQRLADLPDEDWRRFVCVETANAGEDARTLAPGERHRLACRLHFSCHD, from the coding sequence ATGTTCCTTCCGCAAGGCCTGAGCCTGGCCCCCCTGGCGCCCGGCGTCGAGCAGATCCTGATGGCCGGCGACGGCTTTTCCGCCCGCATCGCCCTGTTGGGCGGCCAGTTGATAGATTACCGCCGCGACGGCGACGCGCCGCTGCTCTACCTGTCGCCGCGAACCGCGTATCAGCCGGGCAAGGCGATACGCGGCGGCGTGCCGGTGTGCTGGCCCTGGTTCGGCCCGCATCCGTCCGACGCCTCCCTGCCGGCGCACGGCGTCGCGCGCCAGCAGGTATGGGCCTTGCGCGAAGCAGGCCGCGACGGCAACGTGTTCCACGTGAAACTGGACGGCCCCCGCCACGGCGGCCTGGCCGCGGAACTCGCTTTCCGCATCGGCCCGGACGGCGTCGAGATCGCGCTCGACACCCGCAACGACGGCGAAGCCGCGCAAACCGTCAGCGCCGCGCTGCACAGCTACTTCGCGGCGTCGGACATCGATCACATCAGCCTGCTGGGACTGGAGGGCGCGCCGGCGCACGACAAGGTGGCCGACGCCCGCATCGCCATGCCGGCCGGCCCTTTCCGCTTCGACGGCGAAGTCGACCTGATCGCGTACGCTGACCGCGCCGTCACGCTGCGCGACGCCGGCTGGCGGCGCGGCGTCGTCGTCCAGCCGGAAGGCTCGGCCAGCGCCGTGGTGTGGAACCCGGCGCCGGCCAAAGCCCAACGGCTGGCCGACCTTCCGGATGAGGACTGGCGCCGCTTTGTCTGCGTCGAAACCGCCAACGCCGGCGAGGACGCGCGGACGCTGGCGCCGGGCGAGCGCCACCGGCTGGCTTGCCGCCTGCATTTCTCTTGTCACGACTAG
- a CDS encoding M3 family metallopeptidase: protein MTALAALRREFDALNHEYLAVHKAKEDLFWDTYMAVSDDDAGFVRAEAAYKDFISSPARLARAKDAIAELQALPADAERDALLHGFKGWLALFDSNIIESDEARQLMTELVELESALFAKRRAYKMHHLNEAGEREEATLSMLSTNLGTNRDEAARKSSLDAYLALERWALDNGFLAIVSKRNALARSLGYADYFEYKVKKNEQMTPDQLFAILDDFEARTRDANQRALDDLQAKHGADALSGHNLRFHMSGDVTRQMDPYLPFAKAVERWVLSFRRLGIQYRGATMQLDLVEREGKYQNGFCHGPIPAFYDGVQWVPGQINFTAEAKPDQVGSGARAINTLFHEGGHAAHFANVTQNSPCFSQEFAPTSMAYAETQSMFCDSLLEDADWLKRYARDSKGEAIPDELIRARIEATQPFAAYAERSIAVVAYFERALYALPESELSAERVLRLARDCEKRILGVDVSPRPLMAIPHLLNQESAAAYHGYLLANMAVYQTRAYFIGKFGYLTDNPAIGPLLAEHYWGPGNSINHNATLVRLTGEPFNARYLADSCNQSAAEAWAEAQRLIAEAAARDYPAQYPADLDAHIRLVHGAERIADNAEGDAAMFDRFESWVAGHYPASVK, encoded by the coding sequence ATGACCGCATTGGCAGCGCTGCGCCGCGAGTTCGACGCGCTCAACCACGAGTACCTGGCCGTGCACAAGGCCAAGGAAGACCTGTTCTGGGACACCTATATGGCGGTGTCCGACGACGACGCAGGCTTCGTCCGCGCCGAGGCAGCCTACAAGGATTTCATTTCCAGCCCGGCGCGGCTGGCGCGCGCCAAGGACGCCATCGCCGAGCTGCAGGCCTTGCCGGCCGATGCCGAGCGCGACGCCTTGCTGCATGGCTTCAAGGGCTGGCTGGCGCTGTTCGACAGCAACATCATTGAAAGCGACGAAGCGCGCCAACTGATGACCGAGCTGGTGGAGCTGGAGTCCGCGTTGTTCGCCAAGCGCCGCGCTTACAAGATGCATCACCTCAACGAGGCTGGAGAGCGCGAAGAGGCGACGCTGAGCATGCTCAGCACCAACTTGGGCACCAACCGCGACGAGGCGGCGCGCAAGAGCTCGCTGGACGCTTACCTGGCGCTGGAGCGTTGGGCGCTGGACAACGGCTTCCTCGCCATCGTGAGCAAGCGCAACGCGCTGGCGCGCAGCCTGGGCTACGCCGATTATTTCGAATACAAGGTCAAGAAAAACGAGCAGATGACGCCGGATCAGCTGTTCGCCATTCTGGACGATTTCGAGGCGCGCACCCGCGACGCCAACCAACGCGCGCTGGACGATCTGCAGGCCAAACACGGCGCGGACGCGCTGTCGGGCCACAACCTGCGCTTCCACATGAGCGGCGACGTGACCCGCCAGATGGACCCCTACCTGCCCTTCGCCAAGGCGGTGGAGCGCTGGGTGCTGAGCTTCCGCCGCCTGGGCATCCAGTATCGCGGCGCCACCATGCAGCTGGATCTGGTGGAGCGCGAGGGCAAGTATCAGAACGGCTTCTGCCACGGCCCGATCCCGGCCTTCTATGACGGCGTCCAGTGGGTGCCGGGCCAGATCAACTTCACCGCCGAGGCCAAGCCGGACCAGGTGGGCAGCGGCGCGCGCGCCATCAACACCCTGTTCCACGAAGGCGGCCATGCCGCGCACTTCGCCAATGTGACGCAGAATTCGCCGTGCTTCTCGCAGGAGTTCGCGCCCACTTCCATGGCTTACGCCGAAACCCAGAGCATGTTCTGCGACAGCCTGCTGGAAGACGCCGACTGGCTGAAGCGCTACGCGCGCGATAGCAAGGGCGAGGCCATCCCGGACGAGCTGATCCGCGCGCGCATCGAGGCGACGCAGCCGTTCGCCGCCTATGCCGAGCGCTCCATCGCCGTCGTCGCTTACTTCGAACGCGCGCTGTACGCGTTGCCGGAGAGCGAACTCTCCGCCGAGCGCGTGCTGCGGCTGGCGCGCGATTGCGAGAAGCGCATCCTGGGCGTGGACGTCAGCCCGCGCCCGTTGATGGCGATTCCGCACCTGCTGAACCAGGAATCGGCCGCCGCCTATCACGGCTATCTGCTGGCCAATATGGCGGTGTACCAGACCCGCGCCTACTTCATCGGCAAGTTCGGCTACCTGACCGACAACCCGGCCATCGGCCCGCTGCTGGCCGAGCACTACTGGGGCCCGGGCAACAGCATCAACCACAACGCCACCCTGGTGCGCCTGACCGGCGAGCCGTTCAACGCGCGCTATCTGGCAGACAGCTGCAACCAGAGCGCGGCCGAGGCCTGGGCCGAGGCGCAGCGGCTGATCGCCGAAGCCGCCGCCCGCGACTATCCGGCGCAATACCCGGCCGATCTGGACGCGCATATCCGCCTGGTGCACGGCGCGGAGCGGATCGCCGACAACGCGGAAGGCGACGCGGCGATGTTCGACCGCTTCGAAAGCTGGGTGGCTGGCCATTATCCGGCCAGCGTGAAGTGA
- a CDS encoding AAA family ATPase, with translation MTSYQDLAALTPAAGEPDWQALRLAIPALRELDATPQDPVHHAEGDVWTHTRMVCERMLELPDYWNGDAERRFVLFYAALLHDIAKPPCTVTQPDGRVTSAGHSRRGAVDARVLMWRAGVPFALRERVCRLVAAHLLPFYAIRGDRSGHDAEYLARKLSWEVSLRELAALAEADMLGRVCADQRKVLDDIELFRELAREEGCLDAPRAFADEHTRIAYFRAGGGIAPDYPFYQASGSRVVMLSGLPASGKDSWTRAEGGGLPVISYDDARAELGLKHGPRAGAAVHLAVDRAKALLRSQAPFIWNATHLSERMRKKTLDLLYAYHAEVSIIYLEHGEREIKARNSRRDSTLPNQAIDRMLSHWEVPLATEAHRVEYRPAC, from the coding sequence ATGACGAGCTATCAGGACCTGGCCGCGCTGACGCCGGCGGCCGGCGAGCCGGACTGGCAGGCGCTGCGGCTGGCGATACCGGCGCTGCGCGAGCTGGACGCCACGCCGCAGGACCCGGTTCATCATGCCGAAGGCGATGTATGGACCCACACCCGCATGGTATGCGAGCGGATGCTGGAGCTGCCCGATTACTGGAATGGCGACGCCGAGCGGCGCTTCGTCCTGTTTTACGCCGCCTTGCTGCACGACATCGCCAAGCCGCCGTGCACGGTGACGCAGCCGGATGGCCGCGTCACCAGCGCCGGCCATTCCCGCCGCGGCGCGGTGGACGCGCGGGTGCTGATGTGGCGAGCCGGCGTGCCGTTCGCCTTGCGTGAGCGGGTGTGCCGCCTGGTGGCGGCGCACCTGCTGCCGTTTTACGCGATACGCGGCGACCGCAGCGGCCATGACGCCGAATATCTGGCGCGCAAGTTGTCCTGGGAAGTATCGCTGCGCGAGCTGGCGGCGCTGGCCGAGGCGGACATGCTGGGCCGGGTCTGCGCCGACCAGCGCAAGGTGTTGGACGATATCGAGCTGTTTCGAGAGCTGGCTAGGGAGGAGGGCTGCCTGGACGCGCCGCGCGCCTTCGCCGACGAGCATACCCGCATCGCCTATTTCCGCGCCGGCGGCGGCATCGCGCCCGACTACCCGTTCTATCAGGCTTCCGGTTCCCGGGTGGTGATGCTGTCCGGCTTGCCGGCCTCCGGCAAGGACAGCTGGACGCGCGCGGAGGGCGGCGGATTGCCGGTGATTTCCTACGATGACGCGCGCGCCGAATTGGGGCTGAAACACGGCCCGCGCGCTGGCGCCGCCGTGCATCTGGCGGTGGACCGGGCCAAGGCGCTGCTGAGAAGCCAGGCGCCGTTCATCTGGAACGCCACCCATCTGTCCGAGCGCATGCGCAAGAAGACGCTGGACTTGCTGTACGCCTATCACGCCGAGGTCAGCATCATTTATCTGGAGCACGGCGAGCGCGAAATCAAGGCGCGCAACAGCCGCCGCGACAGCACGCTGCCCAACCAGGCGATAGACCGCATGCTCAGCCACTGGGAAGTGCCGCTGGCGACCGAGGCGCACCGCGTCGAATATCGTCCGGCCTGCTGA